The genomic interval CGGCCCCGGCCCCGACCGCCACCGCGCCCGCACCGGCCGCACCCGCACCGGCTCCGGTCTCGCCGGTCCCGGCCCCGGTGCCGACCCGCCCGCAGCGCCGGTCGAAGTCCGCCGAGCGCGCCGAGGCGGATCTGATGGCGCTGATCCGGGGTGCGGTCGAGCAGGAGGCGGAGCGCGCCGGCGGGGACGAGGACGCCGCGCTCAAGGCGCTGATCAACAGGGCGATCCCGGACGTCATGCACCTCTTCAACGAGACCCGGGCCACGGCCCGTTACGAGTACACCGCCTATCCGGCGCTGCCGGACATCCTGCACAAGCCGTCGAAGAAGGAGCCGGATCAGATCTGGGAGGCCCGGCCCGCCTACAACAACCCCGCCTACTCCCTCCGCGCCCCCCACGCGGACCTGCGGGTGACCGCCCTGGACGTCAACGCCGCCTACCTGTCCGCGCTGAAGGTGTGGCTCCCGATCGGGAAGCTGGAGCACACCACCGGCACGGACGGCGTCGGCCCGAAGCGCTCCGGCGTCCACCTGATCACCCCCGCCGAGTGGACCCACCCCCACCTGCCCAACCCGCTCGGGGACCGCGACGAACCCGGCGCCCTCTGGATCACCGACGCCACCCTGCGCCTCCTGCTGCGCCTGTCCGGCCCGAAGTGGGGCCTGACCGGAGCCCCGACCGTCCACGAGTCCTGGACGTCCGGCGCGACCGAGAACTTCCTCGACGCCCTGCGCAAGCTCCTGACGTCCGCCCGTTCGGAGGCGATCACCGCCGGAGACACGCTGATGATCGAGTACGTCAAAGCGATGTACAGCAAGTTCGTCAGCACCATGGGGGAGTCGATCCACAACCGCGAGATGGTCCGCCCCGACTGGATGCACAACATCCACAGCCAGGCGTACGCCCTGCACTGCGGCCGCGCCTACAAGGCCCACCAGGCCGGACTGGACGTCGTCGCGCTCAAGCACACCGACGAACTCCACGTGATCGGGGACTGGCGGCAGGTGTTCACCGAGGGCCGGGGCGTGGCCGAACTGAAGATCAAGACCGGTGACGGCAAGGCTTCCGGTGAGTACCTGGTCGGGAAGGTGGGCGGCTGATGGCCGGACGCTGGAAGGACTTCGGCAAGTACGGCGCGGACGGCGCGCCCGGGGCCGAAGCCCTCGGCATCGCCATGGAGGGGATGGTGCGCGGTGTCGCCTCACCGGTCGACAGCGACCGCGGCCTCGCCGCCCGCCTGAACTACCTCACCAAGTCCGACGCCGGATACGAGGCGATGGACCGCGCCGGCGTCCACGTCTCCCCGCGCACCCTGATGGCGTGGCTCGCCGAGGAGCGCACCCCGAACAAAGCGAACCTCGCCCGCCTGGACGCGGCGTACTGGGACTTGCGCCGCCGCAACGTCGCCACCGACCTCAAGCACCGGCTCAACAACGGGGGCCGGGGGACCCGGGTGGAGATCAACCCGGTCAACCAGACCGGGGTGGACGACAGGTACCGGCGGGACCTGGCCCCCCGCAGCATCAACGTCCGGGGGGTCTGGGACCGTGCCGTGGACGCGTGGATGGACGACGACCTGGACGAGCTGGACGCGGTCTGGGATGAGGTCCTGGACCTGATCGGCTCGGACTACGACGGGTACAGCTACGTGTCCTCGATCGGCTGGGCCGCCTGACCGGGCCGGCGGGGCGAACTGAATCGGCTCTCGAATGATTTTTTGCAGAGTTAGTTACGCCTAGCCGGGGCGGTCTTGCAGAGTTAGTTACACCCAGGCGTAACTAACTCTGCAAGATTCTAGAATCATGTGTAACTATGGCTGCATGGACCGTGGAGAGCAGCTGAGGCGCGTCGCCGAGCACGCCTCCGACCAATGGGGACTTGTAACCGCTGCCCAAGCGAAGCGGATCGGCCTGACCGCCGTGCAGATCCTTCGGCTAGCCGAAGCAGGACTGATCGAGAACGTTGGCAGAGGCGTCTATCTCCTTCAAGCGGCGGGCTTCCCCTTGCACCTGGAGCTCAAGGTTGCCTGGCTGCGCCTGCAACCCGCGGTCTTCGCCTCGGAGCGCCCGCTGGGGGGCAAGGACTCCGGTGTCGTCTCCCACGCCTCCGCGTGCCAGCTCCACGGTTTGGGAGACATTCCCGCTCCGAAGACCGAGATCAGCGTGCCCCGACGACGGACGACCACCGAGCCATTCGTCCACCTGCGCACTGTGCAACTGGAGCCGGACGACATCACGCTCGTTCAAGGGCTGCCCGTCACTACAGCCCGCCGCACCATTCTCGACCTGCTCCGCAGCAAAACCGACGGCGGCCACCTCGGCGGAGTCATCGCCGACGCGGAACGTCTCGACCTCATCGAGATCCAAGACCTCCAGGAATCCGCCCAGCCCTTTACCCGCACCTACGGCCTTCCCGCCCAGGCCACAGGGCAGGAACTCATCGAGCACCTGGTCGACCAAGCCGGCAAGCACCTGAGATCCCAAGAAGTCGCCAGAGCCAGCACAGAAGGCTTCGCCACTGCCCTCGAACTAATGACTCGAGAGGCCTACCAACCTAGCCCTGCCATCCGCCAGTCAATCCAGGCCATCCAGCGGATGCACGAGCAGACGGTTCTGCCGAACAGCGCTCTGCAGGAGAGTGTGCGGCGGATTGGTGAGCAGCTTGCGGCGACGAGTGCTCCTCTGCAGGAAACCATGCGGCGGATGAATGAGCAGATGGCGTTGCCGGACAGCGCTCTGCAGGAGACCTTGCGGCGGATTGCTGAGATGAGTGCGGCGACGAACGCTCCTCTGCAGGAGGCCATGCGGCGGATTGGTGAGCAGCTTGCGGCGACGAGTGCTCCTCTGCAGGAAACCATGCGGCGGATGAATGAGCAGATGGCGTTGCCGGACAGCGCTCTGCAGGAGACCTTGCGGCGGATTGCTGAGATGAGTGCGGCGACGAACGCTCCTCTGCAGGCCATGCGGCGGATACACGAGCAGACCGCGAATCCCCGAGCTCTCGAACAAGGAAGCGGCGCCGCAACTGTCGAAAGCCGTCCTGCGATCGAGCAACAAGACTCATCAAGCGGCCGGGCAGCTCACGAGACCTCTACCGAGCACACAGTCCAGCACCAGGTCACGGACGATGTTCAAAAAAGCGCGGGCGGCAAACCGGACTCCGAGTACGATCAGTGATCCAACTGACTGCCCGGGGATGTCCACTTGCAGAAGACCTACGCCACCCCTAGAGCCTTCCAAACGGCTCTGGGAAATTCGGCACGCAAGATGTCCCTGAAGACAGGCATGAGCGTCACCGACCTCATGAAGATCTTCTACTTCAACCGGCTAGCCGCCCGCGTGTTCACCAAGGACCCGGACGGCTGGCTCATCAAAGGCGGACAAGCCCTCCTCGTCCGCTACCGAGGCGCCGCCCGTCTCAGCCAGGACATCGACCTTCAGAGCACGAACCTCGACCTCACGGCTAGTGAAGTCCGGCAACTGGTCATCGACGCAGCCGCCTTCGACCTCGACGACTTTCTTCGCTACGCACCCACCAAATACAGCGGCGCCGCAGAGGACGGACGCGGCGGAGCCCAGTACTTCAAGGTCTACCTCGGATCCGCCGAAGTGATGACCATCAAGGTCGACCTCGTCGTCGGCCGCCCGCTCACAGGGACTGTCGAAGTACGCACGCTCAAGTCTGCCGTCGACCTCGAATGGCCCGTCGACTGGCCCGAGGTTCGCCTGTACCCGGTCGTCGACCACGTCGCCGACAAGATCTGCGCCATGTACGAACGACATGGCGCAAGCGGCCAGCACGGATCCAACCGCTACCGCGACCTCGCGGACCTTCTCCTCATCGGCCAACAGGAGACGGTCCCCAGCCAAGCTGCGCTCCAAGCTCTGCAACGCGAAGCCGACAGACGCCGCGACTGCGGCACGCACCTGCCCCTCCCCGACACCTTCCAGATACCCGGATCCAACTGGCACGAGGGCTACCCCAAACAGGCCAAACTGGTCGTGGGACTGAACGGCTGCGCGACGCTCTCCGAGGCAGCTGCTCTCGCTGCCGCCTTCGTCGACCCTCTGCTGAGTGGCACCGCCAGCGGCACCTGAAGCCCGAGTTCCACGGCCTGGCTTTAGAGCCTCAGCTCGCCTCTGACCGCCATCCGGTACGTCGTTGGGGCCCTGGCTTTGTGCACGAGAACCGGCTCTGGCTCAACTTCTGTGGTCCTGCTCCTTGCGCTCCGTCCCCACGCCGGACCGCTCTTCTGACCTGCCGCTTTCCCTGGAGCGCCGACCAGATTCGCTGACCGCCGACCAGCACCACAGAAGTTGAGCCAGAGCCGGTTCTCGTGGACAAAGCCAGGGCCCCAATATGGATGTGAGTGGTAGCACCGCTCAGTGGCCGGGGCGTGGTGCTGCGCGCATGGATTCGCGTGACGCGTCCAGGAATGCCCTCCGCGCCTCCTCTGCATTCCTGCACATGTCTTGGTACATGTTGTAGTTGGGCCAGTCCGGGGTTCCGGAGTTCGAGCGCACCGACGATCCCAGGACCTCCAGCGCTTCGGCAAGGTTGATGCACGCTCTGTCCACAGCTTCCGGGCCGAGAAGCAACACCCGCTCCAGGGGGCGCTGCACGCCTTCAGAGATTCGATCCACCTGGGTCGCCGTACTCGCCTCGTGGTCCTCCCAAAAGCTGGGGCCGCTCTGCGATTCCACATGCGCCGCTACTTCCTCGAAGTGCTCTCCCGGGTCGATCTCCCTTTGAAGTCCCTTCACTGCGGTATCCCAGGCATCGAGGAGCGCAATGTACGCGTCCTGACGCTGTCCACGGAGCCACTGGCCATGCTCGACCGCAGCTTGATCCCTGACCTGCCTCCGGCCGAGAAAGAACCCGCTGGCCAACACCACCGCTCCGGCAATCACCGCTGCGACGATGGTCGCCACTTCGCTTGTCATGCCCGACATCATCCCAAGAGCGCCGGCCCGCAGGGGCGTGGTTCGCGCTCGCCGTTCGATCATGGTGCTTTAAAGTAAGGTACAGTTTTCTCGGCGCTGTGGGTGTCCACTGCCAGAGCGCGCCGCCCCTCTCCCACCCCGCACGACGAGACAGGAGGCCACCATCAGGACGGGCCGCCAGAGCGCTGCCCTCGCCCGGCTCAGCAACGTGGAGACGTCGGCCGAACGGACCGGCGCCGCCGCCGGCGCGGGGGAGGAGCTGGCCGTGCTCGCCCCGGCTGCAGCCGCCGCCCTAAACCTCCTCGCCGACGCCGTCCGGCGCGGCCGCGCGGACCAGGATGGCATCGTCCAGGCCCTGAAG from Streptomyces sp. CA-278952 carries:
- a CDS encoding transcriptional regulator — encoded protein: MAGRWKDFGKYGADGAPGAEALGIAMEGMVRGVASPVDSDRGLAARLNYLTKSDAGYEAMDRAGVHVSPRTLMAWLAEERTPNKANLARLDAAYWDLRRRNVATDLKHRLNNGGRGTRVEINPVNQTGVDDRYRRDLAPRSINVRGVWDRAVDAWMDDDLDELDAVWDEVLDLIGSDYDGYSYVSSIGWAA
- a CDS encoding helix-turn-helix domain-containing protein, whose translation is MSEGTSVEALLEEARLNAAIPPPEERLRLREAAGLSRAQVAAAVGVQRGTVANWETGASSPVPPARLPYLRLLKGLAEIHPTPTPSSPDPVAALFTEEPAPASMASAPVPAAFTGLETLRGPDGRAIEGDPGPCVRCGVETTYQSTDGRPLHSGALCQPTTTAPAPAVTTTAPAPAPTATAPAPAAPAPAPVSPVPAPVPTRPQRRSKSAERAEADLMALIRGAVEQEAERAGGDEDAALKALINRAIPDVMHLFNETRATARYEYTAYPALPDILHKPSKKEPDQIWEARPAYNNPAYSLRAPHADLRVTALDVNAAYLSALKVWLPIGKLEHTTGTDGVGPKRSGVHLITPAEWTHPHLPNPLGDRDEPGALWITDATLRLLLRLSGPKWGLTGAPTVHESWTSGATENFLDALRKLLTSARSEAITAGDTLMIEYVKAMYSKFVSTMGESIHNREMVRPDWMHNIHSQAYALHCGRAYKAHQAGLDVVALKHTDELHVIGDWRQVFTEGRGVAELKIKTGDGKASGEYLVGKVGG
- a CDS encoding type IV toxin-antitoxin system AbiEi family antitoxin domain-containing protein, coding for MDRGEQLRRVAEHASDQWGLVTAAQAKRIGLTAVQILRLAEAGLIENVGRGVYLLQAAGFPLHLELKVAWLRLQPAVFASERPLGGKDSGVVSHASACQLHGLGDIPAPKTEISVPRRRTTTEPFVHLRTVQLEPDDITLVQGLPVTTARRTILDLLRSKTDGGHLGGVIADAERLDLIEIQDLQESAQPFTRTYGLPAQATGQELIEHLVDQAGKHLRSQEVARASTEGFATALELMTREAYQPSPAIRQSIQAIQRMHEQTVLPNSALQESVRRIGEQLAATSAPLQETMRRMNEQMALPDSALQETLRRIAEMSAATNAPLQEAMRRIGEQLAATSAPLQETMRRMNEQMALPDSALQETLRRIAEMSAATNAPLQAMRRIHEQTANPRALEQGSGAATVESRPAIEQQDSSSGRAAHETSTEHTVQHQVTDDVQKSAGGKPDSEYDQ
- a CDS encoding nucleotidyl transferase AbiEii/AbiGii toxin family protein — its product is MSLKTGMSVTDLMKIFYFNRLAARVFTKDPDGWLIKGGQALLVRYRGAARLSQDIDLQSTNLDLTASEVRQLVIDAAAFDLDDFLRYAPTKYSGAAEDGRGGAQYFKVYLGSAEVMTIKVDLVVGRPLTGTVEVRTLKSAVDLEWPVDWPEVRLYPVVDHVADKICAMYERHGASGQHGSNRYRDLADLLLIGQQETVPSQAALQALQREADRRRDCGTHLPLPDTFQIPGSNWHEGYPKQAKLVVGLNGCATLSEAAALAAAFVDPLLSGTASGT